One part of the Anopheles coustani chromosome 2, idAnoCousDA_361_x.2, whole genome shotgun sequence genome encodes these proteins:
- the LOC131267304 gene encoding store-operated calcium entry regulator STIMATE-like — translation MNTSAVVLEGLADPGTSLVAGEGNTEWQTLHCSKDALTDLFGWFLQGILATLAFTCLIAKRFCEPQYNRRSWETWWYDTSKQGIGALVIHMANVYLAPLFQGDPCTWYIINFLLDSTIGLFIIYIGIKTCQYLARKKKWDAINFGEYGAPKSWFYQTCIYVCLMVVVKLITTLIIQFDVWDNVKNFVLSPFKDPRIELAVVMLVIPFFVNILIFWVTDNFLMRHTRKKRATVASSSHHVHGREHSLLQKVKYKMIQKSKPNDSESDTLLSGDEEILSFSAPGNGNGGNGGGTHRSVMGRHYHLQHHHHHPTIADASSSLSATTAMHTGGTGGGASGGSSSLLTSIDMDTAIILSSSSRTSPATSRTTVQQRTSVINI, via the exons ATGAATACTTCCGCGGTGGTGTTGGAAGGACTGGCGGATCCAGGAACATCCCTCGTTGCCGGGGAAGGCAACACGGAATGGCAAACGCTTCACTGCAGCAAAGATGCGTTGACAGATTTGTTCGGCTGGTTTCTCCAGGGAATATTGGCCACGCTCGCCTTCACCTGTCTTATCG CTAAACGGTTCTGCGAACCGCAGTACAATCGGCGCTCGTGGGAAACCTGGTGGTATGACACGTCCAAGCAGGGCATCGGCGCCCTCGTGATCCACATGGCGAACGTTTACCTGGCCCCACTCTTCCAAGGGGACCCCTGTACCTG GTATATCATCAACTTCCTCCTAGACTCAACGATTGGTctgtttattatttacatcGGCATCAAAACCTGCCAGTATTTGgcgcgaaagaaaaaatgggATGCCATCAACTTTGGTGAATATG GCGCTCCGAAATCGTGGTTCTATCAAACATGCATCTACGTGTGCCTGATGGTGGTCGTTAAGCTTATAACAACCCTAATCATCCAGTTCGACGTGTGGGACAACGTGAAAAACTTTGTCCTGTCCCCCTTCAAGGATCCCCGGATAGAGCTGGCCGTGGTGATGCTAGTAATTCCATTCTTTGTCAAT ATACTTATCTTCTGGGTGACGGATAACTTCCTTATGAGACATACGCGCAAAAAGCGTGCCACCGTGGCGAGCAGCTCACACCATGTTCACGGTCGGGAGCATAGTTTGCTGCAAAAA GTAAAATACAAAATGATACAAAAATCCAAACCAAATGACTCAGAATCTGATACTCTTTTGTCAGGCGATGAAGAAATTTTAAGCTTCAGTGCGCCCGGCAACGGTAACGGTGGTAACGGTGGGGGGACCCACCGGTCGGTAATGGGACGTCACTATCACctgcagcaccaccaccaccatccgacGATAGCGGATGCATCTTCGTCGCTGTCGGCGACGACCGCGATGCACACCGGCGGTACCGGTGGTGGTGCCAGTGGGGGTTCCTCCTCACTACTCACTTCCATCGACATGGACACGGCAATCATACTGAGCTCGTCGTCGAGAACATCACCAGCCACGAGCCGGACGACAGTTCAACAACGCACCAGTGTCATTAACATCTAG
- the LOC131267307 gene encoding UDP-glucose 4-epimerase-like: MTGEHKGTVLVTGGAGYIGSHTVVSLLEAGYSVVALDNFTNSVNSAKNESVALQRVEQITGKKVHFYRCDLLDKDALERIFAAHHIDSVIHFAALKAVGESMTNPLLYYKNNMIGMINLLEVMDSLGIYRMVFSSSCTVYGEPERLPITEENPTGNVTNVYGRTKYFIEEMLKDAVRADPKWNIIALRYFNPVGAHKSGRIGEDPTKQFTNLMPYISQVAIGKKDVLTIFGNDYDTPDGTGVRDYVHVMDLASGHVAALNKLDKEHLGLKMYNLGTGKGISVLELIQTFERVNKVKIPYVVEARRAGDISSMFANATLAETELGWKAVHSVEEMCEDFWRWQTMNPSGYKTEQANGHH; the protein is encoded by the exons ATGACGGGTGAGCACAAAGGAACCGTCCTGGTGACGGGCGGTGCCGGATATATCGGTTCGCATACGGTCGTATCGCTGCTCGAGGCCGGCTACAGTGTGGTTGCTCTGGACAACTTCACCAACTCGGTCAACTCGGCCAAAAATGAATCCGTCGCTCTCCAGCGAGTTGAGCAGATCACCGGTAAGAAGGTCCATTTCTATCGGTGCGATCTGCTCGACAAGGACGCCCTCGAGCGAATCTTCGCTGCGCACCACATTGACTCGGTGATCCATTTTGCTGCACTGAAAGCGGTCGGCGAATCGATGACCAACCCGCTGCTGTACTACAAGAACAATATGATCGGCATGATCAACCTGCTGGAGGTGATGGACAGTCTGGGCATTTACCGGATGGTCTTCTCGAGCTCGTGCACGGTGTACGGCGAGCCGGAGCGATTACCGATCACCGAGGAGAACCCGACCGGAAACGTTACCAACGTGTACGGGCGCACGAAGTACTTCATCGAGGAAATGCTGAAGGATGCGGTGCGAGCCGACCCGAAGTGGAACATTATTGCCCTGCGCTACTTCAACCCGGTCGGGGCACACAAGTCGGGCCGTATCGGGGAAGATCCGACGAAGCAGTTCACCAACCTGATGCCGTACATCAGCCAGGTAGCGATCGGAAAGAAGGATGTGCTGACCATCTTCGGTAACGATTACGACACACCGGACGGAACGGGAGTGCGGGACTACGTGCACGTGATGGATCTGGCCAGTGGACACGTGGCCGCTTTGAATAAACTAGACAAGGAGCACCTCGGTCTGAAA ATGTACAACCTTGGCACCGGAAAAGGCATATCGGTATTGGAGCTTATACAAACCTTCGAGCGGGTGAACAAAGTAAAAATTCCTTACGTTGTTGAAGCCCGCCGTGCAGGTGATATCTCGTCCATGTTCGCAAACGCCACCCTCGCCGAAACCGAACTTGGATGGAAAGCAGTACACAGCGTCGAAGAGATGT GTGAAGATTTTTGGCGATGGCAAACGATGAACCCCAGCGGCTACAAAACGGAACAAGCGAACGGCCACCACTAG
- the LOC131267308 gene encoding N(6)-adenine-specific methyltransferase METTL4, with protein sequence MPYDHREVAEVLAKKSKRIKTVGILDEVTEKILHNHAFVLSKLQTMEPPKEGPNSKALEFVENFNSSTNYDSVRCFRGQNATNNTILTEMDGETYLIPPGVKFINSSIDRFAEYIMEDEKFDLILLDPPWWNKYIRRVKAANAKIGYRMLTNEDIQAIPLERHLHADTFVAVWCTNAPTHIDAVKKNFFPKWGLELVATWYWIKITAGGQPVCKFNEPGKKQPYERIFIGLPAGSPLAKSIPSECFLYSVPSAIHSHKPPIYDLFTKKFLPKASSCLELFARSLYTGCTSYGMEVLKLQNKRLYELAMEEKNVLGCI encoded by the exons ATGCCATACGATCACAGGGAAGTGGCGGAAGTACTCGCAAAGAAATCCAAGAGAATAAAAACTGTAGGCATTCTTGATGAAGTCACCGAGAAG ATTTTGCACAACCATGCATTCGTGCTCTCTAAACTGCAAACGATGGAACCTCCAAAAGAAGGACCCAACTCGAAGGCGCTtgaatttgttgaaaattttaacTCGTCGACCAACTACGACAGTGTACGTTGTTTCCGTGGTCAAAATGCTACCAACAATACCATCCTGACGGAGATGGACGGTGAAACTTACCTTATACCGCCGGGCGTAAAGTTTATTAACTCTTCCATCGACCGGTTTGCTGAGTACATAATGGAGGACGAAAAGTTTGACCTGATATTGCTAGATCCGCCTTGGTGGAATAAATACATTCGACGGGTAAAAGCTGCAAATGCAAAGATTGGTTACCGGATGCTCACAAACGAGGATATCCAAGCAATACCACTGGAACGGCATTTGCATGCCGATACGTTCGTGGCTGTTTGGTGTACTAACGCACCGACACATATTGATGCTGTAAAGAAAAACTTCTTCCCCAAATGGGGCCTAGAGCTGGTCGCAACGTGGTACTGGATAAAGATCACCGCAGGGGGACAGCCGGTGTGTAAATTCAATGAACCCGGCAAGAAACAACCGTACGAACGAATTTTCATAGGCCTACCTGCTGGTTCTCCGTTGGCGAAATCTATTCCCAGCGAATGTTTTCTTTACAGTGTTCCCAGTGCGATACACTCCCACAAACCACCCATTTACG ATTTATTCACCAAAAAATTCCTACCGAAAGCATCATCTTGCTTGGAGTTATTCGCTCGAAGCCTCTACACTGGTTGCACCTCGTACGGAATGGAAGTgttaaaattgcaaaacaaacgtcTTTACGAACTGGCCATGGAGGAGAAAAATGTGCTTGGTTgcatataa